From the genome of Solanum pennellii chromosome 6, SPENNV200:
attataagACTAGAACCAGCCACACCGTAACATATTCACAGCAACATTTGATTGCTGTGTTAATCTAATAATATCGTAGCTGCTGTGGCTGggattgaattttattttcattcaagtggatttgagaaaagaaaagaacataaCGCCAAAATGATTCCATTCTTTATTAAACATCTACATAAGATCAAACGAAGGAGCCAATTACCAAAACTTACTCTGCCTAGTTATAGACTAAGTAGCAAAATACCTTCTTTTTACTCTCACCAATCAAATCCTTCAGAGCCATTTACTTTGTTATTATAATGGTAAATATTTCTATAAAAAAGTTCCTTTTTGATAACCGAGGTGTCCAGGCCAACGTGTGCGCATGACTAAGGTAACTCTATCCAACTCTATCCGCGAAGGCTAAGGGTTAAAGGTAGTCACCTAGTGGGTTTTTTTTTGTCTCTGTAGGGGTTTGAACCAGAGAATTGTCAACTCAATTCATTGACCACTAAGCTAGGCCTTTGGAAAGTTCTTACTTTTCTAATCACCAATCAAACATAACTAACCTTCGGAATCGAATCCACCTTGTGTGCTGCAATAGGGATAAATCTCAAATAAACTAGCTTCTTCTACCCACCAACCAAACACAATAACCAGAGAGAAAACAAATCTACCTTGTACACTAAAACACAAACAATTCTCATGATACAATACCTTCCaaacaaccaaaaaaattacCTTGTTAGCTGCAATAGGAACAATCTTGAGAGTTTGAGTTTCCTTATCCAGTATCCCAAGCGAATAAGTACACAACTGAGCAGACGTCGCCTCGCCAGAATAATTAGTCCCAACAAAATCGACCTGCGACCCATAAGGGCTCACCACAACCTGTAACCGATTATTCCTTTTAACATTCCTATAGAACTTAGTACTCAATTCCTCCACACCGTCATTTGTGTTCCTTAAAGGGTCATAACCTGATGGAAAATAACCAACAATCGGAGAAATATTATTAGGATTTTCAGCGATAGTTTCCATTGTCACAGTATGcgtctccttcttcttcttcttcgtcttcttcttAATCGATTCGCTCATGTTGCCTTCTACTTCGCTAGGGTTTTGGTCCTCTAgcgtcttcttcttctctttgtgtttagCCATAAGGAGGAGGAAGGTGAAGAGCAACAAGCATAAACCCTACtgtaataaaaatgaaaaaattagttTTGAGTTGATTTATTGAGGTGGTCCTTTGTAATATGGACTTTTGCAACTTTAATCCTTTTACTATGTATGgaaaaagagtttaaaatatcCTCGACTTTGTTTTATTAGTTAACTATGTCTTTAttgttaaaatgaagttattttCCCCTGTCGTCTACAACATTTTCACATATTCCCctcaattaaaagaaaaatctcaaatcaacaaaaataacttaattgaCTTAAATTGACCAATTTTAACCTGACCCGATCCACTAATCATTTAATCCCACCTAtatacattttcatttttaatctaatttattAACCATTACCATATTTTCTATTGTTATGTTCATCTCATCAAATAAAATCCCCCttgaattatcaaaaaaaaatcccCCTTGAAGCTTCACACGTTTTTTCCGTCTTTTCCGCAACTCCCATCCCAAACATCATCATTGCCATTATAGGCAATAGCCCACTCTCTTCCTTAGAACCTCTCCCGAAATCGAAATCGGCTACTTCCAACAATGTTAGACGTGAAATCTTATTAACTATCGTTGATATTCTCCCTGATGAAGCCAACTTTAATTTGTAAATTGATGTTGTAAAATTTGAACTGATTAACAATTTAGTGAAGCTGTAAAAATGGGTTTCAGAAAAAATTTGCATCATGAAATGTGGAACTTGTGAATACACATAAGGTGTTTGATATGTGAAAATGGTTCTGAAACAATGATACAATGAACGAGAGATAAATTGATTGAAACACATCATGCTTACGACAAAAGAGCTTCTGACCGAATTGCTTGGGCTATGTAATGGCGCCGGAACAGTGATTACGGCGGCAATGTGTTTAAGTGTCTGGGAGAAGTAATAAGGTTGAGGAGGTTGAGGTTTTAGGCCTACTTGTATAGACTTAATCGGATCCGACTAAGGCCTTATTTGTTTGCATTTAATGGAGGTataaatcttaatcattcaaatTCAGCCCATTACATATGTTTGGTTTTTAGGTATGTATCTCAACCATTCAGATTCAACccattaaattaatttgttttatttttaaaaaaacctcttaatgggtctgaagaagtctgaatgaatcagatctgtaGGAGACTTTTAACAACATTCAGATTTATCTGATAATAAATCATCGCTTCTCTGCTTTGGGCGTGCCTTTTTATCTCATAGCTAAaaactttctttctctcttttctcaatcaaacaccaaATTTTCCCTCTCGTTgtggtaagttttcataaatcctTTCACCCCACATAttgtccccccccccccacaaccctaaatattttctcaaattcactCTTTTTGCTACAAATTAATTTTCCTCATAGTTCTTTTCGTTTtgccatatttattttttcaaaatctcgattttgtgtttattttttttggtgattgtGGGTATAAggtattgaaaaataaaaaactccATTGATAAGCTTGATGAAGcttcaagaataaaaaatgggttttgtgaatttatgaaataaattaaaaacgaCGATTACAGATTTGTTGGTGTTGGGGTTGAGAATGATGTGAGGAAATTGTTGAATGATTGGGGAATGGGAGTATCGAATATGGTTGATTTGAGGGAGTGGGTGATGGAGGAATTTGATAATGAGAATCTTTGGAGTTATGGGCATAAGGATTTAGTGAAGGAAATTGTTGGAGTTGAATTTACAAGCCGAATTTAATAGCTAAATGCTTTTGTTGAGATTATATTGACAACATTGAATCGTCATCGTAAAGACCAacaaaatcaaaccaataaaGATACAATACGATCAACACAAAAAAGAGATGAGTAAATCgaagcaaaaaataaaagagaagaaatttgaagagaaaattgaaaaaaagacaAGAGAAAAGCTCAAATTTGTCCAACAATGGTGTTgagtgaaaattaaaaaaaaaagatggtcTTTAAAGGTGAAACTCTGACTTTTTAAGGCATCTCATGCTCTAGTTTTGAGTGTATTACATGCTCCAGGTGGAGTCTTTCCACATAGGATgtcacaaaattttttttgtttaaaatgatgtgtttGGATGGGTTCAGGGGTTCAGATGACAAAAGGGTAAGTAGAATGGTCCAAAATATAAACagatacaagtataagggtccaccAGATCATTTCGCattgttgaaatgaaaatttcataataatttattaatataatgttcaatttcaattgcacattcatatattgaagcaaacaacattaattatttagtgttcagatttaaatgtcacatcttaatattcagatgtgtattcagatcaaAACACTGAGAGATCTTAATGCAAATCGTAGTATTCAGATTTGCATTAAGATTCGGAtttcttaatcttaatggaaagAAATGAGGTCTTAATCCTTTTAGTTATGGAATTTTTATTCATGTCAATGTATTTCCTTCTATTGTTTTTTGCTTTTATGTATATATCCAAAaggaaaaagggtcaaatatgcccataaactattcgaaaaggaCTAGATATATCCTCTGTTTAAAGTTTGATCCACTCATACCCTCACCGTCCAACTTTTGGTCTAAATATGCCCTTGTGGGCGTTAGTTGtcatgttggacatatccaactcatttttcatttctttcccataaatcaacccccttttaaataaattatccgaccaattttcaacaattttgtttaatttttttctgttaaattccgaaaatgagtaattgattaataaaaaattaggaagaatatgaaaaaatataaaattaacgccaaaaattcacaaataattatagtaaccttaaattcaatttaaacactttttaaaaaaaaattattttttcaataaatttcaaaaatgagtaattgattaataaaaaatatgaaaaaattataatattaacgcaaaaaattaaaaaataaattatttgatgGATGAGTTGTATGTTTGCACTTTGAACACGTGGCAGAATAGGGGgcgttgaaaaaaaattgaaaaattgacAAGCGGTTGATAACTACCAAGTTGGCATGCTTATttactttaaattaaataaggTCCGCATGTAAAAAATTGAACTcccttcgtttaaaaaagaatgacattatttttttttagtttatttaaaaaaagaatgtctcttttctttttttggcaacactttaattttaacttttcacctGACATGTTTAaattacaagattaaaggatattttggtacatttgacataactttaatttagaactagGGCTGCGTATCGGTCGGTTCGGTTCAGTTTTGAAGTTTATCGGGTTGTCTTATTGGTTATCGGTTTGTAGAGATGCTATACCGTTATAGAACCATTAAGATATTGACTTATCGATTATTGGTTTATCGGTTTTTCATTGTTATCAGTTTAACCGTTAAGAtttgacacaaaagaaaaaacattgaaaatcacttagaaacaaggtgacaaaccaaataaaccatgcaCTTGAGTTCACATGTTACATATTGGTAAAAAATaaacacttttacattgttGAATAACCAAGTGCTTGagacaaccaaaaataaaagtaggaaatcAAACTCTAAGTCGAGGACTTTCTAtataaaatagtataaatataattatttaatttagtacTCGGGTTATCGGTTAACTCGTTAAGAAAAAGCTTCAAACCGTTAAGAACCGATAAcccgataacaaaaaaaatcaaaaccgttATCAAAACCACtaaaccaataacccaatactATAAACCAATGACTTTTTTATCGGTTCGGCTTATcgatttcggttcggttttgaaCAATCCTATTTAGAaccataagattaaaaaatcttatttcgtttcttaaacttcgtttcaaattaaataatgttaTCCTTTTTAAAACGAAAGGAGTAATATATACTATGTAAATAAAGAATTccaatgaaatattattttttccccATTCActccttcatatttttttgtttgttttatattcgtaaaagtttttattttttacttaataatttaaaaattcataatcatagAGTTCAAGATGGAATTTGTTTATTCTATATATGATTAATTCGGACAACGTCAgtattaattttgttataaagTAATTAGTTTGAATAATACATATTTACGTAATAGCAATAAAGACAAATTTGATTTAATCGATAGAAATTTAAGTTACGTTTGAATTCActttttttgttctatttttgattttataaaaattttcaaaatttattttcttaaatactttttgtttttatccttttttggaaaagaaaataattattgtcaCATTTCATTTTGTAAgctaacaaatatatataacatatagaatatgacaaaaaaaaaaaaaacagaaaactcTACGTAAATAAACCagcttctctcttctctttcatCTTAACTCACTTTGGCGTTTCTGTAATCTCCGGCGGCCGGCGGTAGACGGCGGAGGAAGAGAAAAGATGGATGTAGAAAGGTTAGGTGGGCTGTCGATGCATATCATCTTATCAAAATTGACGCCTCAAGATGCTGCATCGGTGGCTTGTGTTAGCAAAAGGTTTAGGAATTGGAGCTCCGATGATTTGCTATGGTCCAAATTCTGTGCTGATGATCTTGATTTATCTTCTCCAATTGACCCACTTGGAAATCCTATGCCGTCTTTCAAGGTATAGATAGCTACTCAATTTATGCATTTCACTGAGGTTTTAGTCGAAAGTACTCTTTTTTCGTCCTAAAATTAACGAGGGTTGAAAAATGTGATATTTTGGTATGGGAATGTAGacatttcttaaatttatttctttgaatttgaaattaggatttttttttaactgGGTGTTCTGCCTGTGTCAGAGCAAAATCTGAAGAAGTAAGTATAGGAACTAGCCAAAGAAGCTTAGCCATCTGCTATATATATacagaagaaaaataaaaaaattagttataaataatatgattttccGCCAAAGGGAGTTCGGGTGAACCCCTGACCCTAGGGCCTAGGCTGGCTCTGCCCCCTGGTTCGGGCCATCTTGCTTGCCTACAGAGGATACCTCCCACTACCAACAGGTAGTACCAGCTAACTCTCTTCACCAAGGCTAGAAGAGatagaagaaatcacctagtgttttgtCTGTGTTAGGATTTGATCTAAGACCTCATGACGCTTAACCCTTGGATTCTTTTTGGAACTAGAAATATGAAGGAAATTTGTGAAAATGTGATAATTTATATTCTGTTTGACTCATCAGATGGTGATAGGGTTGTATATTGCAAGTGATTGTAGCATTCTTGAGCTAATAATATGCTTGTACTAGAGTAGCTTTTATTAACAAACAAACCcaaaataagaaagaagaaacaaataagaaaagtaAGTCATTGTATATGCAATGATCATGTGAATGTGCACCATTAGTGTGCATTACTGAAACACTTTCTGACATCTTGGCATGTTTATGTTGTTTGCTTAGGCATCTTATCAAACATGGCGGGAGGATTTCAATCAATACCCATGGCCCTTGGTTACTCGCGTTAAAAGATGTTGGGACAGGCTAAAAGAGTGGCTAGCCATAAATTTCCCTGAAGGTTTGTCTACATTGCGTAAAGGTGCATCTGAGGAAGAAATACTGGAGTTGGAGAAGAGTTTGAAAGTAAAACTGCCTCTACCTACTAGGGTTCTCTACCGGTTTTATGATGGTCAAGAACTATCAAGTGAGGAGTCCAGTGGGAGCGCGCCTGGGAGTTTATTAGGTCTCATGGGAGGTTACTCCTTTTATGACCATCTGGTGAATGTATCTTTGTTGCCTTTACATCAAATGATAATAGAAACGAAAGAAACTATCAGACATATCGGACTCGGCAATCGATCTAAGTATGTTGTTGTAGCGGCCTCTTGTGGTTACAATGAAAAGGTTTTCTTTCTGAACTGTTCCACTGGTCAACTTAATGTTGGTACAAGGAATCTCACAACTGAAGGAGAAATGATTCCTTGTGTACCGAGTGCCTTGATAAGTTCAGTGCATAATGTAGAAGGAACTCAACCCCAAGATGCCATGCTATTGTGGCTAGAGGAACATGTCCGTCGCTTGCAACATGGAGTGATCAGTGTCCGTAAAGAAGGAAAAGTGAGAAGTATCAGTCTTTTTCCAGAAGTACCTCCACTTTGTTCTCTTGCTGTTACAAATGGTGTAAAGGTAATTGTTCTGATACCATGCAGCAAATAAAATGAACGTTGCTCTTGTCAGTTGTTTCTGGTTTTAATTCCATTCTATAGACTAGACTGATAGTTAAATCATGTCAGGTCCGTGCTTCTTCTGTGTTCGTCCCAGAGTTCAGTACCATTCAAGATGAATATGAGAAGAGTTTTTTTGCTTATTCTATCCGCATGTCTCTTTCACCTGAAGGATGCATAATGAATGGGATGACCTTCAATTCCTGCCAACTATATTGTAGACATTGGATCATCCGCTGCAATgataatgttgtagctgatgtaAATGGAGAAGCGGTGATAGGAAAGGTATCATTTTTGTTAAGTTTTTTTATGAGGAGACCacccttattaattaaaacGTTGAGCTTCTGCTGTGGATCATGTTTCTTTCAACTGTTAGCTTGTTAGCAAGTTCTTCGTTAAACAGTTTCAAAGAAAGCTTGTTAGCAAGTTCTTAGTGGGCACCTTTCTCATGTGAAATGccagtatattttttttcttttccaaagACAACAAAGAATCTACTGCCACTTGGGGATcttctattttgtttttctctcaagctatataaataataatgatttgCTTTTTTTCTGAAATGGAAAACAAAACTTGCTGGAAAGAAATAATAGACGAGATGATATTCTTGTTGATCAGATCACATAAAGGACtcattcaaataatatattctgTAATAACCTAGTTATATAGCTATCTTGATTTTGGGGAAGGATGATTATGCATAAGGTTATGAATCAGCCTCTTTGCTCTTCTGCTATCAAACTACAGAAGCTGTAGAAATGATGGAAAGACAGCCCTAAAATAGAcatcttcatcaaaaaaaaaaaaaaagaagacatcCCTAAAAGAGACATACCAACTCTCATGAAGTGTAGGAGTTCAGGCTTTCATAACCGGCGTTTATGGAAATACAGATAATACAGTTATGATAAGACTGATAAATAGGTTTTATTTGTTCGATAAGTTTCTTTGGTTTTCTTCTAGATAAGAAAGGAAGTTACAAggaaaaaatgtatttttttaaagccTGGAACGTCATAGCAAATGATACTTCTCTAGTTGAGGCTGAAATTTATGTGGTCTAAAATTCATGACGAAATGGATGTGCTCAAGTCAGTTGGGAAGTATCTTTACATTGATCTAATAAATCAGTTCAGTTGTGTTAAATAAATATGGAAACTAGATATTTCTTTattcagagagagagagagagagagagagagagagagggaaacACCTTTTAAGCTAGTTGtcaaatatttacttttatGGCACAAAATCTGAAGTTCTGGTGGATCTCTTTCTTGACAGCGTGTCAATTTCCCCAAAGCTCTCTGTCCAACTTCTGCAGAATAAATTAACTCAACTTTAATATCAATGAACTCCTCCCTTGATGAACAGCTCCAGGCTCTTTTCCTTCCCCAGTGGCCAGGGGTAGAAAATGGCGGGGGATGATTGAAGGgttattgttttttctttttctatgaCGATTATGTAATTCTTCTCTGTATTCTGTTGACCTGAATAATTTCCACGCTTTATTAGTGTAGTATTTTGAGAATTGAGATGAAATCAGGACACAATAGAAAAAAAGAGCACAATGTTGAGGGTGGAAGTGTTGATAGAAAATGGTGGTGGAAACCTCTTCTGTTGTAGATAGTTTTTGACCccatattaatgaaaaaaagagCACAATGTTAATGAAATGACTATTTGATTTCGGCAGAATAGTCTGGTGGACCCTCGTACTTGTATCGGACTGTATTATGGACTCTTCTACTTAGTTTTTTGTCATCTGGACCCTTATACTCACcataaaacaatatattaaacCCCTGACCATTGATCATCCTTATGTGGCATTAATATAGATGAGTTGGCAAGAGAGTGTAGTCACACGCCTGCAAAGGCAAGTGAACatgatatttgaaatttcaacttttacttttaagttattaaaattatttttttaaaaaaataaatttaaaaaggaaaaaaactccACCGTCTTCCCCACACTACCTCCATCTTCTTCCCCACACTACCTTTTTTCCAGCCATACCAACCCCaacctatttttctttcttatccaCACCCTATTGTTAtttatcttcatttttctttagttattgTGGTTGTTAGATGACTTAGGTTGTTGTTACTTTGATCTCGCCGGTAAAAATGGCGACGCCGCCGTCAAAAATGGAGACGACGCAATGGCTCCATCATTTCTCCGGCATCGACGAGATCCTCTACCTTGTTTCGACCAGTTTGTATTGTTATCCATGTCGGAAAATCGGAAATGCTATATTGGGTTTTACAATTGGATTCTAATGGGTTTTACGACGCCGGCTTGGTGGTGAAATAGTGAAAATAGGGAGGATTAGAAAtgtcaataataaattaaaatggcaCTAGCGGGGAGTGAAGTAGTTTCATGACTTTATCAGATTGCTGGATTGTGAAAAAatcgaagaagaaaaaaatggggatATGGAGATGGTGGAGTTTTGACAGTGATGGTGGGTTAGGGAAGGTGGAGGAAAGgtgtacaaaaataataattttattttatttgataaaatagatttttttaaatgtcttttatttaatatttttactaataattaaaaaattattatgaagaaAATTATGACTTGGCATTAATATATATGACATGAATATGACATGGATATAACATGTCATCTATGTAAGGGAGAGTGAGATACACACATGGTCAGAGGGatttaaaaatctcattttggTTAAGTTCAGGAGTCCAGATGACAAAAAGCTAAGTAGAAGAGTCCATAATACAATTCGATACAAGTACGAGGGTCCACCAGACTATTCTGCCATTTGATTTCCTTCATCAAAGaataaaatgatacttgatttcacaaaagaagaggaaagaaagaaagaaagaaagaaagaaagaaagaaagagtaGATGTCAAGGAAACACATTTTGTTTATTGTCAAAGAAATGAAAGAACAAGTAGATTCCCTTGTGCTCATTTACCGCACTCATTATTGTGTTACTTCTTCTTTAGCTGCACTAATGACCTCTTTGACCAATATCCAAAGCTTGATGAGCTACTTCTTTTTTCCCAGAGATAGTTTAACTATGGGAGCTGGTGCCTTAATTTTCTGTTATAATGTGCATTATTGTACAAATAGGCGCTGTTTGTACTGG
Proteins encoded in this window:
- the LOC107021227 gene encoding F-box protein SKIP16 — its product is MDVERLGGLSMHIILSKLTPQDAASVACVSKRFRNWSSDDLLWSKFCADDLDLSSPIDPLGNPMPSFKASYQTWREDFNQYPWPLVTRVKRCWDRLKEWLAINFPEGLSTLRKGASEEEILELEKSLKVKLPLPTRVLYRFYDGQELSSEESSGSAPGSLLGLMGGYSFYDHLVNVSLLPLHQMIIETKETIRHIGLGNRSKYVVVAASCGYNEKVFFLNCSTGQLNVGTRNLTTEGEMIPCVPSALISSVHNVEGTQPQDAMLLWLEEHVRRLQHGVISVRKEGKVRSISLFPEVPPLCSLAVTNGVKVRASSVFVPEFSTIQDEYEKSFFAYSIRMSLSPEGCIMNGMTFNSCQLYCRHWIIRCNDNVVADVNGEAVIGKFPLLRPGEEEFVYQSCSSQQDSPGSIEGSFTFVPGRLADPKGSPFEAVVSRFPLVMPDYIF